The sequence GAGGTTTGCAACCCTTCCGATGGTCCCGTCATTGCGGTTGAACTCCTTGGCAGGGAACACTGTCATGACCCTGGCGATAAGCCTCACATTGCCTGTACCGGGGGCTATGTCTGCCACCTTGTGGACTTCGCTCCCGGTACCTTCGCCCGTATCGCCAGCCCCGAGGTCATGCGCAACGAGCATTGCGGCAGTCCTGTTGTCGCAAAGCCCTCCCATCTGGTTCACTTTTTCCCCTACCCTTTCCAGGAAATCCTCCTGCTTGATAATTCCGCTGAGCTTTTGCTTTTTGTAAATTTCTATAATTTCATCCATGATAATACCTGAAAGACTTAGATGTACGACCAATCTTAAATCCTTTGTTCTTTGCTGCGGGCACCGCCAGGTTTATGTGAACCGCGCATGTGACTTCATTTAGACAACTTATATTAATTATAACATATATCTGAAAGATATCATGATCCGTAAATGTTTACAGCATGGGTACTTCAGGGGCGAGGTCTGCCCTGAATGCGGCGAAGAAGGACGTTATGTGCTGGATGATGACCGGGAAGAGAGGCTTGGAAGATTCATTTCCGGTGCACTGAGGCACTTCCCGGAGGATGTTGGCCTGGAAATGGACCCTCAGGGATGGGTGGATGTGGATGTGCTCTGCGATATTATGAAGAAACGCTACAAGTGGGGCACCATGGAGCGCCTTGTGTCTCTGGTGGAGTCTGACGTCAAAGGCCGCTACGAGATAGACGGGTCTTTTATAAGGGCGCGCTACGGACATTCCGTGGACGTGGACCTGGTATCCGATTATCCCGAGAATGAACTCCCCTACCTTTACTACGGCGTAAGCCAGGAGGAAGCGGACATGCTGCTTGAGAATGGCATCACTCCCATCAGGCAGTGTTATGTGCACCTGAGCACCTCCCTGGAGAAGGCTATGCAGGCAGCTTCCATTCACACTGAGAACCCGGTCGTCTTTGAGATCGATGCCGCAGCGGCGCAGGATGACGGGATCGATATTGTGGTTGTCAACGAGGACATCGTACTTGCAAAGAGCATCCCTTCGGAGTACATCAGTATAGCCGACGCTCAGGAATGATCAGCGCACATGGATCTCCACTGACCCATTCTTTTTT comes from Methanolobus chelungpuianus and encodes:
- a CDS encoding RNA 2'-phosphotransferase, with protein sequence MIRKCLQHGYFRGEVCPECGEEGRYVLDDDREERLGRFISGALRHFPEDVGLEMDPQGWVDVDVLCDIMKKRYKWGTMERLVSLVESDVKGRYEIDGSFIRARYGHSVDVDLVSDYPENELPYLYYGVSQEEADMLLENGITPIRQCYVHLSTSLEKAMQAASIHTENPVVFEIDAAAAQDDGIDIVVVNEDIVLAKSIPSEYISIADAQE